The nucleotide sequence GTTACAATAACGGTAGAAAAAAATAATCCTGGGATGGTTTAACATCAAGAGGTATAAATATGTTATTACAATCTAATTTAATGAAATCCGGAGGACTTGTTCTTGGAGTCATCCTTCTTATTGCAAGTGCCTGTGCAAGTGTTGTGCTCGGATATACCCAAACCTCCTGGCAGACCGCAATTGCTGCATTTACAGGCTTTGACGGATCAAATGAACATATTATCATTCAAAATGTGCGCCTTCCGAGAGCCTTGGTTGCTGCGGTTGTAGGGGCAAGTCTTGCTGTTGCAGGGGCACTGATGCAGGCCCTTACGAAAAATCCGCTCGCATCTCCCGGGGTTTTCGGGATCAATGCAGGAGCCGGTTTTTTTGTAGTCATTGCTGTGTCCGTATTCGGCGTGACGTCTCTCCAGGCTTTCACATGGATTTCGTTTGCCGGAGCTGCAGTTGCAGCGTTTACAGTCTACTTTGCAGGCTCCTTCGGGCGTGAAGGTCTTACTCCGATGAAGCTCACACTTGCGGGTGCTGCAATGGCCGCCTTGTTTTCTTCTTTAACTCAGGGATTTCTTGTCAGCAATGAGGCTGCCCTTGATCAGGTGCTGTTCTGGCTTGCAGGGTCTGTTCAGGGAAGGAAGCTCGAGCTGCTCTACAGTGTGCTGCCTTATACAGCCGCCGCTTTTTTCATCTGCGTGTTTCTTGCGTCTAAAATCAACCTTCTGATGATGGGGGAAGATGTGGCGAAAGGTCTCGGACAGAAGACAGGAACGGTTAAACTGGTGACAGCTGCCGTTATTATTCTGCTTGCAGGCGGTGCGGTTGCCATTGCAGGACCTGTAGGGTTTGTCGGAATCGTGATTCCTCATATAGCGCGTTACCTGGTTGGAAATGATCACCGCTGGATCTTGCCGTATTGCGCTGTACTTGGTGCAGTCCTGCTGCTGATAGCGGATATAGGAGCCAGATTTGCAGCGATGCCTGAAGAGGTTCCGGTCGGAGTGATGACGGCTCTTGTCGGAACGCCGTTTTTCATCTACATCGCACGCAGGGGGTTCCAAAAACAATGAAAAGCTATCAATCTTTCAGAATCGGCAAAGGAGTTATCTCGTTTCTTATTGATAAAAAGGCACTAGCTGTCTTTTTAATCCTTCTTGCCGTGACGTCTTTTACGTTTTTGTTCAGTACGGGAATGGGAGATATGCGGATTAATCCGCTGCAGGTGTTAAAGACGCTTGCCGGATACGGAACGGAAATGGATGAGCTCGTCATAAATTCGTTCAGGCTGCCGCGAATTCTAATTGCGCTGATGGTCGGCATATCTCTCGCCATAGCAGGGGGAATTCTGCAGGGCATTATCCGCAACCCGCTCGCATCCCCTGATATTATCGGGATT is from Bacillus sp. FSL H8-0547 and encodes:
- a CDS encoding iron ABC transporter permease codes for the protein MLLQSNLMKSGGLVLGVILLIASACASVVLGYTQTSWQTAIAAFTGFDGSNEHIIIQNVRLPRALVAAVVGASLAVAGALMQALTKNPLASPGVFGINAGAGFFVVIAVSVFGVTSLQAFTWISFAGAAVAAFTVYFAGSFGREGLTPMKLTLAGAAMAALFSSLTQGFLVSNEAALDQVLFWLAGSVQGRKLELLYSVLPYTAAAFFICVFLASKINLLMMGEDVAKGLGQKTGTVKLVTAAVIILLAGGAVAIAGPVGFVGIVIPHIARYLVGNDHRWILPYCAVLGAVLLLIADIGARFAAMPEEVPVGVMTALVGTPFFIYIARRGFQKQ